ACAACGGCAAAAATCTCGGCGGCGACGGTCTCTATGGCGGCGGCGGCATCGATCGCCACAATCCGCTCGGGATGCTGCATCGCCAGGGTTTCAAACCCCCGCTGCACGCGCTGGTGAAACGCCAGATCGGCCTGCTCCATGCGATCGGCGACTCCCCGCTGCCGGGTGCGGGCCAGCCCGGTAGCAACGTCGAGGCTGAGCCACAGGGTAAGGTCGGGTACCAGGCCTCCGGTGGCCACCTGGTTAAGTTGGTCAATCAAGTCTAAGTCGATGCCGCGCCCGTAGCCCTGGTAGGCCACGGTAGAGTCGGTATAGCGATCGCACAGCACCCAGCAGCCCCTTGCCAAGGCCGGCTTAATCACCTCTTCCACATGCTGGGCCCGATCGGCGGCGTAGAGCAGCAGCTCGGCCCGGCTAACCATCGGCGCACCACCGCGATCGCTCAGCAGCAGCTGGCGCAGGCCCGCACCCAGCTCCGTGCCCCCCGGCTCGCGGGTCGTCAAAATTTGGGGAACGAAGCCGCGGCGCTGGAGTTGATGCAGGCGATCGCTCTGCGGCAGCGCCGCGTGCAGCCGCTTTAGCTGAGTCGATTTGCCGCAGCCCTCCACCCCTTCAAACACCAGCAGCTTACCCGGCATAGTTCACTTTTGTTACCGCCTCTGTAAATTGCCCCTTAAGCTTACATAAAAGGAGCACCGCCCCCAGGGCCAGCCCCACAACGGACTATGGTATACATTAAGATACAAACCGGACTGGTGCCATACTAAGGTCAAGGGTGAAAGTCAGCCTGTCAAACACAGGCCTACCACGACCAGGCACTGACCAGTAGTTACACGGTCTCAGCGAGGACGCCTATGGCCCGGTATACCAACACACTTCCCGTCTCTGCCGCCACTGCTCGGCTGCGCGACGCCATTGTCAGCTCACTGCAAGCCTGTGGGCTCAACATGGTCTACGAAACCAACGACTACCTCATGGCCAAAGAGCAGCCTGGGCAGGTTTCCCTATCTCAGCTCACCACCATTGAGGTGCTGATTAACCCGCCCACCGTAGCCGCCGACGCTGCCCTGGTAAACCTGGTAGTTAGCAACGAAGAGCTTCCCCTCAGCCGCAACAACCACTGCGAACAGGTATTTAGCGCGGTAAACCAGGCCATTGTTGCCCTGGTCTGAGGATCCGTAACTATTCAATAGATAGTCGGCCAACCCGCCCCAACCTGAGCCAGCGTTGAAGGCAAATCGTGGGGACTGTCCCGCTAAATTTCCGTGTCATCGTCCAGGCTATCCGACTCTTCCTCCCCCTCTTCCACCATATTGGGACTGATGAGCGTAATATCAAACTCATCGGGGGGTAGCGTAGACTGGCTATCTCGCTTGAGCTGGTAATAGATGGCGCGGGCCTGAGGCCCAAAGACGATCTCATCTTCGTTTTTAAGGTCGTGGGCCTGAAGCTTGCGCCCGTTGATCAACATACCGTTAGCGCTGGGCTTGCCCTTGAGGTTGCCGTCTACAATGCGGTAGTAAAACGTGTCATCGTCCTTGGGGAGCTGTACCAGGGTGGCATGGTGCCGCGACACGAACTGAGACGACAGGCGAATGTCGCACTTAGGGTCTCGCCCAATGGAATAGACCGACCCGTCCAAGACAATTTCTCGGCGGCCCTTACTGTCTTCAACAATGAGAATATTACTGAGTTTGGTGTGGAGTGGCATGCGCTGACACTAGCAAAAACGGAGCTCAGAATCGGTCGAGAAGGAACGAGGACCTTATTAATGGAGAGCTGTAGAGCGTGTCGTGTTAACCACCCCACCGCCACGACTGCTCCTAAAAGCCGGCCTTTAACCATCGCAGATGCAGCCCAAACCCGAGCTGACTCACACTAGCGTATCGTTAGCCAGGGGGGCATAGCCCTGAGAATGCACTCAATAGTTGCTCTATAGTTTACCCCCTAGATGCCTTGCCTGAATGGTAGCAGAATCTTTCTCAGGTGATTGCTTCGTTTGACCGGCATCCATCAACTAGGGATGACCTGTAGCCGTTACCCCGAGCCCAGCTTTGCCCATCGGCCCCTTTAGGCTTACCCCAGGCCAGGACTAGTCAGCCGAGTCAACCTCCAGCTCTTCCCAGGGGCCAGAGTTGACGTTGCGCAGCCGCTTGAGCATCCAGTCAAAACGAATGCTGCCCATGGAGAGCATATCGCCCATTTCGTCAAGCCCAACGTCGTTAAGGCTGGCCACAGGTCGCCAGTGCTCACCCTGCAAATGCTTCACGGTGCTGCGCAGACGGCTAGAGAGCAAAATGGCCAGGGCTCGATAAAAACGCGAGGCAAACCATATATCCTGCTGGAGCTTATGGCGCAGTTGACTACAGGAGATAGCCAGCACAATACCGGGTTCGAGGGCGGTTACCGTTGCCGAGGGGGGTTGACCATCGACAAAAGACATCTCGCCCACCACCTCGCCTGTGGCCAGCTGAGCAATGGGCTGGTCGCTGATGGCCGCCACCGAAACCTCTAAGCTACCGTTTAGAATAAGGTAGATATCGTCGCAGGCGGCACCTTCACGAATTAACACCTCTCCCGGTTGCAGTTCTCGACGCTGACCAGCATCAATCAGCCAGTCAACGTCTTCATCTTCTAAAACCCCGAGAATGAATACCACACGCTTCATGGCTGCGGCCCCACGTCACAATACCCCAACCGCCCAGGGCGGTGATCACAGCACCCACTGGCTTGCGCCCCCAGCAGAGGCCCAGTCAAGGGCATTGCCGCATCGCTACTGGATATCAATCCATGCCAGTTTTCTAACATAACTTACGATGGGATGTAAGTAACCTTACCCTAGGGCCGGGGTTCTGCAACAGTTCTCAACACCGGTTGAAGGATGTTGCAGGATTGAGGCTTGGCCCTTCGGACGACTGTTGATTGCCCAATTCTTACCCGCATTTTTGATGACTACCGCTACCCCAGGAACGGCGATCGCCGCCTTTGCCCTCACCGATGATGTGGCTGTGTGCGCCTACTTTTTGGGCCAAAGTATTGATCTTGGGGCTCTAACCCCGTCCAGCGGAGCTGCGTTGCCCCCCTCTTCGCCGCTGATGGTGCCCGTTGGTGAGGGCGGGCAGGGGGTGCTGTTTAGCTATGGGGCCGTGGTGCTGTTTGGCCTTTCAGAAGCTGCGGAACAGGCGTTTATCGCCAGCCTCCGGCCCTACATTGACCATCCCATCGACCACCCTGAGACCGAAGCTGCCACCATTCGCCTGACCCCTGACAGCAGCGGCAAGGTACAGGATGGGCTGATTTTTTTATCGTCCCTCGATGGACTGCGCCTGCACCTGGTGGCCGATGTGATGGCAAAGAGCGTGGTGCTGGCCTACTACGAAATCGGCGCGGCGGCAGTGTTTGACCGCATTGAACCCTACGCCGTGGAGCTGCAACACCAGCACCGCCCTCGGGTGCAGGGCGACCAGTTGCTCCAGCAGATTGGCCAAACGCTGATGATTCAGCACAAGATTGTGGGTCGGGTTGAAATAGTCGACAAGCCCGAGCTGCTGTGGGAATACCCTGAGCTTGACCCCCTCTACCACCGCCTGGAAGACGAGTACGAAATTCGCGATCGCCACTCGGCCCTGGAGCGCAAGCTTGACCTAGTCAGCCGCACCGCCGAAACTGTGATCGACCTCCAGCGGCACCAGACCGGCCTGCGGCTGGAGTGGTATGTGGTGCTGCTGATTGTGATAGAAGTGCTGCTGTCGCTCTATGACCTGTTTGTTCGCCCCCGCTGAGGTACCCGATGGGACAGTCGATTGTTGTCAATCAAACCGAGTTTGAGCAGGCGGTGCTGCAACCCTCCTTTGAGCAGCCGGTGCTGGTCGATTTTTTTGCCACCTGGTGCGGCCCCTGTCAGCTGCTCAAACCCATGCTCGAGAAGCTGGCCCAGGAGTACGACTTCACCCTGGCCAAGGTCGATATTGACGCCAACCCAGAGCTGGCCCAGGCATTCAGGGTCGAAGGAGTGCCCGACGTGCGTATTGTCACCCAGGGGCAGGTGCAGGAGGGGTTTGTGGGGGTGCTGCCCGAGCCGCAGCTGCGCGAACTGCTGGCCAGCCTGGGCCTGCAATCCTCCTTGGAGCAAGATCTGGCCCTGTTTGAAGCCGCCCAGGCTAGCGGCGACAAAGCAGAGATCTTGTCTGCCCTGGCGACGCTGCTGACCCGCTACCCCAACAACGGCCAGATGTTGCTCAAGGCCGCCCAGGTGTACCTGGCCCAGGGAGATGATGCCCTGGCCAGCCAGTATTTGGATTTGATTGACCTCAATGACCGCACCACCGCCGCCCAGGCCGACGGCATCCGGGGCCTCTTGACCCTGCGCCAGTCCCTGGCAGATTTGGGGGATTCTGACTTAGACATTGCCTATGGAACTGCTGGCCAGGCGGCGCTGAAGGGCGATTTTACTGCCGCCCTGGAGGGCTTTTTGGGCGTGGTGGAGCGCGATCGCACCTACCGCAGCGACGCCGGTCGCAAGGCCATGCTGACCGTATTCAAACTGCTGGGCGACAGCGACCCGCTCACCGTCATCTACCGCAAACGCCTGATGCAGGCCCTCTATTGAGCAACCCTTTACTTAGGAAAGTTTGAAGATATCAGGCCCAGGACGTTTGGTTAAAGCCACGACAGTTATTCTAGAAGTAGTTCCCTAATCTGATTTTTTAGCAGTTTGGCCAACGCTACCTAATCGGTAACCCCTATGTCACTCCTGGCACGCTGGCTTCAGTTTTTGCGATTTCTCGAAGGGCTGTGGGAGTTCTTAGACTTTCTCACCACCCCCCTGGGTCTGGTGGCCAGCGTCGGGCTGGGGCTCTACAGCCTGCTAGTGTTCTTGGGCACCGATGCCTCAGCCGCCGCCACCCTGGCCGGGTCGGTGGCCCTGGGCCTCAGCTGCCTGATCACCCGCCCTGACTTTTGAGGCTACTTCAAAAAAGTTCCCCAGTGGTGGGCAGTGCCCGCCCTAGGGTGGTTGTAGTCGCTGGATGAAAGCTAATATCCTCTTCTCAAAAATTTCCTGGCACCTACCGTCTCCTCCATCGCCATCGCGCCATAGTTCCATCGCCATAGCGCCATAGTATAGACACCACTAACTCAACACTTAAAACTAAGCACTCAAAACTCCTCCCCTTCCCCATCCTCCCCACCTCCCTCAGCCCTCCCCTTCCCCACCTCCATGCTCCCCGCCGCCGAGGCCGAAGCCAAAATTCTCGCTCTAGTGCCGCGCCCCACGGAGGTCGAGCAGGTTCCCCTGGACGCCTGCGTGGGGCGGATTTTGGCCAACGCCATCCCCAGCCCGCTCGATTTTCCCCACTGGGATAACTCGGCCATGGATGGCTACGCCGTGCGCTACGAAGATGTGCGGGAGGCCAGTGCTGAGCAGCCTAAACTGTTGACGCTGACGGAGACAATTCCGGCGGGGCGATCGCCCACCCTCCCCGTCGGCCCTGGCCAGGCCGCCCGCATTCTCACCGGCTCGATGCTGCCTGTGGGGGCCGACACTATCGTCATTCAGGAAGTGACCCAGCGCGAGGGCGACGGTATTCAGGGCGACAGGGTTTTGGTGCTAGAGACCCCAGAGCCCCAGCAATTTGTGCGCCACCGGGGCAGCTTTTGCCGCACGGGCGAGGCGCTGATGGCGACGGGGATGGCGATCGGCGGGCCAGAGTTGGCAGTGCTGGCGGCGGCCCAGTGTATTCAGGTGCCGGTGTTCCCCCGGCCTCGGGTGGCCATTCTCTCGACAGGGGATGAGCTGGTGATGCCCGATGCGCCATTACAGCCGGGGCAGATTGTCGATTCTAATCAGTACGCCCTGGCGGCGTTAGTGCGGCAGGCGGGGGCAATGCCGCTGCCCCTGGGCATTGTGCCCGATCGGCCCCAGGCATTGAGAGCAGCGATTCAGTCGGCGCTGGCCCAGGCAGATGTGATTGTGTCGTCGGGCGGGGTCTCCGTGGGCGACTACGACTATGTGGATGACATTTTGGCCGAGCTGGGGGCGAGGCTGCACATTCACTCGGTGGCGGTAAAGCCCGGTAAACCCCTGACGGTGGCCACATTCCCGGCGGCGGGGGGGACTGCGCCGCTGTA
Above is a window of Nodosilinea sp. PGN35 DNA encoding:
- the tmk gene encoding dTMP kinase; translation: MPGKLLVFEGVEGCGKSTQLKRLHAALPQSDRLHQLQRRGFVPQILTTREPGGTELGAGLRQLLLSDRGGAPMVSRAELLLYAADRAQHVEEVIKPALARGCWVLCDRYTDSTVAYQGYGRGIDLDLIDQLNQVATGGLVPDLTLWLSLDVATGLARTRQRGVADRMEQADLAFHQRVQRGFETLAMQHPERIVAIDAAAAIETVAAEIFAVVEDYLQQWYAPSLTA
- a CDS encoding FHA domain-containing protein; amino-acid sequence: MPLHTKLSNILIVEDSKGRREIVLDGSVYSIGRDPKCDIRLSSQFVSRHHATLVQLPKDDDTFYYRIVDGNLKGKPSANGMLINGRKLQAHDLKNEDEIVFGPQARAIYYQLKRDSQSTLPPDEFDITLISPNMVEEGEEESDSLDDDTEI
- a CDS encoding cyclic nucleotide-binding domain-containing protein; this translates as MKRVVFILGVLEDEDVDWLIDAGQRRELQPGEVLIREGAACDDIYLILNGSLEVSVAAISDQPIAQLATGEVVGEMSFVDGQPPSATVTALEPGIVLAISCSQLRHKLQQDIWFASRFYRALAILLSSRLRSTVKHLQGEHWRPVASLNDVGLDEMGDMLSMGSIRFDWMLKRLRNVNSGPWEELEVDSAD
- a CDS encoding RMD1 family protein; this translates as MTTATPGTAIAAFALTDDVAVCAYFLGQSIDLGALTPSSGAALPPSSPLMVPVGEGGQGVLFSYGAVVLFGLSEAAEQAFIASLRPYIDHPIDHPETEAATIRLTPDSSGKVQDGLIFLSSLDGLRLHLVADVMAKSVVLAYYEIGAAAVFDRIEPYAVELQHQHRPRVQGDQLLQQIGQTLMIQHKIVGRVEIVDKPELLWEYPELDPLYHRLEDEYEIRDRHSALERKLDLVSRTAETVIDLQRHQTGLRLEWYVVLLIVIEVLLSLYDLFVRPR
- a CDS encoding tetratricopeptide repeat protein, which produces MGQSIVVNQTEFEQAVLQPSFEQPVLVDFFATWCGPCQLLKPMLEKLAQEYDFTLAKVDIDANPELAQAFRVEGVPDVRIVTQGQVQEGFVGVLPEPQLRELLASLGLQSSLEQDLALFEAAQASGDKAEILSALATLLTRYPNNGQMLLKAAQVYLAQGDDALASQYLDLIDLNDRTTAAQADGIRGLLTLRQSLADLGDSDLDIAYGTAGQAALKGDFTAALEGFLGVVERDRTYRSDAGRKAMLTVFKLLGDSDPLTVIYRKRLMQALY
- the glp gene encoding gephyrin-like molybdotransferase Glp, whose translation is MLPAAEAEAKILALVPRPTEVEQVPLDACVGRILANAIPSPLDFPHWDNSAMDGYAVRYEDVREASAEQPKLLTLTETIPAGRSPTLPVGPGQAARILTGSMLPVGADTIVIQEVTQREGDGIQGDRVLVLETPEPQQFVRHRGSFCRTGEALMATGMAIGGPELAVLAAAQCIQVPVFPRPRVAILSTGDELVMPDAPLQPGQIVDSNQYALAALVRQAGAMPLPLGIVPDRPQALRAAIQSALAQADVIVSSGGVSVGDYDYVDDILAELGARLHIHSVAVKPGKPLTVATFPAAGGTAPLYFGLPGNPVSALVTFWRFVAPALRKRSGLATGWGPTFVPATTRAALKAGGQRETYLWGRLETTPQGCEFVLAGGGHNSGNLINLAGTNALAVVPVGTTLIEAGATVAVIVVGA